In Humulus lupulus chromosome 6, drHumLupu1.1, whole genome shotgun sequence, a single genomic region encodes these proteins:
- the LOC133785134 gene encoding uncharacterized protein LOC133785134 — translation MKKFFGIDTSYEKTWRCRENALMYVRGTLEDSYSKLPSYLHMLRQKNPGTSTDLFHLRWLFPILLLFLGVCRRGFRSCRPVIYMDGTFLKKKYGGHMLCVVSFDTNSHLYPIMFGLVNSENHNSCKYFMTKLKEAIGDIDDLSFVSDMHASIIHALEIVFPHVYHGACYRHINMNVKAKSKTDHSHNEMNAATYVWKKTEFQMHFVNIKQMNPSIAEYLEGIGFNKWYRLFFHGKRYNILTSNYAKSFNNKTSDERTFPVTNFLEFIQFTLQSLFSERRSASKNNTTKLSPPIEADLSQIPDKGRFMSVYAIA, via the coding sequence atgaagaaattTTTTGGTATTGATACGAGTTATGAAAAGacatggagatgtagagagaatGCACTTATGTATGTTAGGGGGACACTTGAAGATTCTTATTCTAAGTTGccatcctacttgcacatgttgcgacaaaagaatccaggtacaagtACTGATTTGTTTCACTTAAGATGGTTGTTTcctatattgcttcttttccTTGGAGTTTGCAGAAGGGGATTCAGATCTTGTCGTCCTGTGATATATATGGATGGCACATTCTTAAAGAAAaagtacggtggccacatgctaTGTGTCGTTTCATTTGACACAAATAGTCACTTATATCCAATTATGTTTGGGTTGGTTAATAGTGAGAACCACAACTCTTGTAAGTATTTCATGACGAAGTTGAAAGAAGCCATTGGGGACATTGATGACCTGAGTTTCGTATCAGACatgcatgctagcattattcatgctctagagATTGTCTTTCCTCATGTCTATCACGGTGCATGCTACCGTCACATCAATATGAATGTAAAAGCTAAGTCCAAGACAGATCACTCTCACAATGAGATGAATGCAGCAACCTATGTATGGAAGAAAACAGAATTTCAAATGCATTTTGTAAATATTAAGCAAATGAATCCTTCCATAGCTGAATATCTGGAGGGAATTGGTTTCAATAAGTGGTATCGTCTTTTCTTTCATGGGAAACGATACAATATATTGACAAGCAACTATGCTaaaagcttcaacaacaagaccaGTGATGAAAGAACCTTTCCAGTCACAAATTTTTTGGAATTCATTCAGTTCACACTGCAATCTTTGTTTTCTGAACGACGTAGTGCCTCAAAGAACAATACCACCAAATTATCACCCCCTATAGAGGCAGATTTGTCACAAATTCctgacaaaggaaggttcatgaGTGTCTACGCCATTGCCTAG